Genomic segment of Candidatus Atribacteria bacterium:
TCCAAGGGCTTCTTCTTCAAAATCAGAAGGAAGTACATTCCTTTTAGCTATGGCAACTGCAATGCAATAAGGGAGAGAATGGTCAGCTGTTTCTTTAGTAGTCGGCTTGTATTTGCTAGGATCAGATAGAATATCTGCTCCCCGAGTAGTAGTCTCTACTATTACTTCTTTTATCTCTTTTAAGTTAACAACATTTTCCTTCATCACTTCCAAGACGGCGGTAATGGGTTGATGGATTAAGGCTTCAGTAGGAAATGCTTTGTAGCCACATTGATTAATCAGAAATTTATCTCCCAATCCTTTGACTAAAATATCCTTATCCCATTTTACCTTATCCAATACCTCAAATAATCCCTCTTTGCCTTCAAATATTTCTACCGGACCGGTATAGCCCTTGTGGGCGAGCAGGGCAGCCCGTACACCCGCCTCAACCGCAAAAGAATCGGCTGCATTTTTCATATTACTAAGATGACCGGCTACTACTCCCCCTAAAGTAAAATGAGAAGAACCACTGATTCCTATAGCAGCGATCATTTCCTCCTCTTTTAAACCCAACATTCTTCCCGTTACTACCGGGCTTACTAATTGAGTAAGGGTTGCATGATGCCAACCTACCTCCCGAACACCGGGGAAAGCAGCCTGACATAAACGCATCTCTAATTCATAGGCAATGATTATTCCCACTAGAACCTCTTTCCCATTTTTATTCATAAATTCTCCGGTACTAAGCACAGCAGGAATAATATCCGAAGGATGAGAGGGATCCTGTTCCCAATAGATATCATTATAATCGAGTGCTCTAATTAATAAAGAATTAATAAAGGCTGCTTGGGGAAGATTAGCTTTTGTTCCCCATCCGATAATAGTAGCTTGCTCTTTTCCCCCCAAATCCTGAATATAATTATAAGCTGCTTGGGTATCTTTATTGTTCAGGGCAGAAAGTGCACAACCTATACTATCTAAAAGAAATCGTTTTGCTTCTTTCAAGGCTTCCGAAGGAATCTTATTATATTCTAACTCCAGGGCAAATCGTGCCCATCTTTGACTAATAGTCTCCATTTTTTCCTTCCCTTCAGTTTTAGTTAGTTGGTTATTGGTTATCTGTTGTAGTATTCAATCTTTAGCTGTAGGGGTCGGATTTATCCGACCCGAAACAGACGGGCTCGATGAATCGAGCCCCTACT
This window contains:
- a CDS encoding MmgE/PrpD family protein, encoding METISQRWARFALELEYNKIPSEALKEAKRFLLDSIGCALSALNNKDTQAAYNYIQDLGGKEQATIIGWGTKANLPQAAFINSLLIRALDYNDIYWEQDPSHPSDIIPAVLSTGEFMNKNGKEVLVGIIIAYELEMRLCQAAFPGVREVGWHHATLTQLVSPVVTGRMLGLKEEEMIAAIGISGSSHFTLGGVVAGHLSNMKNAADSFAVEAGVRAALLAHKGYTGPVEIFEGKEGLFEVLDKVKWDKDILVKGLGDKFLINQCGYKAFPTEALIHQPITAVLEVMKENVVNLKEIKEVIVETTTRGADILSDPSKYKPTTKETADHSLPYCIAVAIAKRNVLPSDFEEEALGDPLVWSLLEKIKVIANPEIDALFPKVKRAIVTIKSTQGEFKKQEDFAKGQPERPLSDEELISKFRANSRKKISSSSMEAIIKATQEFENIDEVGEYMKLLSSDK